AATGCCTACGGGCGATACATTTAGCTTTTCTTCAATGGTATCGTAGCGGTGCCGTCCGTCTTCAAGCCCCATTTTAAATCGCGGCAACGAGTATTCAACAATGCGTTCAATCTCACCCATTAAATCATCATCTTTAATGGTGGTTTCGTACACCAGCTTCAATTTTTTAAAATCCACCTCACTAATTTCCTTCGGAAACCCTTCTGACAAGTTTTTTTTGGTTTCGATAAATGTGTTCAGGTTGCGGTAATGATCCACCAACTCGGCCAGTTGGGGGTATAAGCGGTTCTCTTCAAAATTTTTGTGGACGTGTTGCAGATAGGCAAGCAGCAAGTATTTCTTATACTCAAAGTCAACCCGTCCTTCAGTAAACCAATTCAATCCTAATGTTGTCATGGTGCATTTCCTTTCTTCTACCTCTAATATACTAAAAACGCTGCAAGAAGTAAATGTAGTATTACGCACAGCCATAGCTTTGAGAATGGGGTATTGGCAAACCCATAAAACAAAATCCCCGATAACGGCTTGCTGTTATCGGGGATTTAAAAAGGTATTAAGTAACGGTGACCCGTCGCTTAGTTGGCGCTCGCCTGCACATTGTTTAAACAATGTGTTATGCGGCGCACCAGCGTTTCTTTACCTAAAAAGGCAGCCATTTCAAAAATCGGGGGGCCACCAGCCACTCCTGATATACTCAGGCGGAAGGTTTGCATCATTTCACCCGGTTTTTTGCCGTGTTTATTCTCTACCACATCGTGGAAGGTTTTCTCAATGGCTTCAGCGGTAAAATCAGCTAATGCAGCAAGGTCGTTTTTCAAGTCGTTCAACACAGGGCCTGTAAAATCTTTCCATTTCTTGCTCACCACTCCTTCGTCGTAACTTTCTGGGTCAGCAAAAAAGTACTTACCGGCAGTGTACAACTCAGGGATAAACTGTACCTTTTCTTTCATCATGCCGCACACCATTGCCACACGTTCTTTGGGCATGGTAACCGCAGCAGCATCCAACGTAGGTTGCAAGGCTTCGGCAAGTTCGTCGTTGCTTTTTGCCATCAGGTAATGGTGGTTAAACCACTTGGCTTTCTCCACGTCAAACTTAGCTCCAGATTTGCTTACCTTTTCAATGCTAAACGCCTCTATCAATTCATCCATGGTAAACAACTCGCGGTTGTCGCTGGGGTGCCAACCCAATAGGGCCAGCATATTAATAACGGCTTCTTTAAAGTAGCCGGTCTCACGGTAACCGCTTGATATTTCACCTGTTTTGGGGTCTTTCCACTCCAACGGAAATACTGGGAAGCCTAAACGGTCGCCATCACGCTTGCTTAGTTTACCATTGCCTTCGGGTTTTAGCAACAAGGGCAAGTGGGCAAACTTAGGCATCACTTCTTCCCATCCCAAGTAACGATATAGCAATACGTGCAACGGTGCGCTGGGCAACCACTCTTCGCCGCGTATTACGTGGGTAATCTTCATTAAATAATCGTCCACAATGTTGGCAAGGTGGTACGTAGGCATACCATCGCTTTTAAACAACACTTTGTCGTCCATTTGAGCAGTGTTTACCACTACCCAGCCGCGTATCTCATCGTGAAAACGTACCTCATCTTTGCGGGGCAGTTTTATGCGCACTACATAAGGGTCGCCGCTGTCTAAGCGGTGTTTCACCTCATCATGACTAAGCGTCAGCGAGTTTTTCATGCTTTGGCGGGTCACAGGGTCGTATTTCCACGAAATTTTAGCCTGCTCTGCCTTTTTACGCACGTCTTCAAGGTCTTCTTCGGTATCAAAAGCATAGTATGCGTGACCGCTTTCAAGCAGCTGCTCTGCATACTGGCGGTACATCGGCTTACGCTCACTTTGGCGGTAAGGGCCATACTCGCCGCCCACATGGGAAGCTTCATCAAACTTCAAACCTACCCATTCCAAGGCTTCTACAATATACTCTTCAGCGCCGGGTACAAAGCGGTTTTGGTCGGTATCTTCAATACGCAACAAAAAATCGCCGTTGTATTTTTTGGCAAAAAGGTAATTGTACAAAGCCGTCCTAACCCCGCCAATATGCAAAGGGCCTGTAGGACTGGGTGCAAAACGTACTCTAACTCGTCTGTCCATAATCTTTTAAAAAGAGGTGCAAAGATAACGCAC
Above is a window of Bacteroidota bacterium DNA encoding:
- a CDS encoding glutamate--tRNA ligase — encoded protein: MDRRVRVRFAPSPTGPLHIGGVRTALYNYLFAKKYNGDFLLRIEDTDQNRFVPGAEEYIVEALEWVGLKFDEASHVGGEYGPYRQSERKPMYRQYAEQLLESGHAYYAFDTEEDLEDVRKKAEQAKISWKYDPVTRQSMKNSLTLSHDEVKHRLDSGDPYVVRIKLPRKDEVRFHDEIRGWVVVNTAQMDDKVLFKSDGMPTYHLANIVDDYLMKITHVIRGEEWLPSAPLHVLLYRYLGWEEVMPKFAHLPLLLKPEGNGKLSKRDGDRLGFPVFPLEWKDPKTGEISSGYRETGYFKEAVINMLALLGWHPSDNRELFTMDELIEAFSIEKVSKSGAKFDVEKAKWFNHHYLMAKSNDELAEALQPTLDAAAVTMPKERVAMVCGMMKEKVQFIPELYTAGKYFFADPESYDEGVVSKKWKDFTGPVLNDLKNDLAALADFTAEAIEKTFHDVVENKHGKKPGEMMQTFRLSISGVAGGPPIFEMAAFLGKETLVRRITHCLNNVQASAN